The Polaribacter tangerinus genome has a segment encoding these proteins:
- a CDS encoding UDP-N-acetylglucosamine 4,6-dehydratase family protein: MLKKRNVLIYGDVTSPDIICEQLRLIDDAKYVVVGVVFDTFNIKTGPNNFKTFSIESINLDFVHRFSIEQFIYNEEITSSQLIKIAHKCNQLHIELRLLPNNKSTIADNILSELLLERKESISDSLVIEDVFINKTILVTGAAGSIESEISRQLSVYQLTQLVLVDQAESALYDLQQELVQNGITNFITLVADVRDEKRMEEIFTTYQPNRVFHAAAYKHVPLMEQSPYEALKINILGTKLVADLSVKCKVEGFVMVSTDKAVNPTNVMGATKRVAEMYIGCLSKQHKATKFTITRFGNVLGSNGSVIPLFKKQIENGGPLTVTHKDITRYFMTIPEACRLVLEAGTMGVGGEIYIFDMGKSVKIFDMAKRMISLSGLKYPDDIDIEITGLRPGEKLFEELLADGENTTKTYHEKILIAKSEEINETFVISKINTLYKQCKTLTNLEIVKNIKELVPEYLSQNSEYENLDV; this comes from the coding sequence ATGTTAAAAAAAAGAAATGTTTTAATTTATGGAGATGTAACTTCTCCCGATATTATTTGCGAGCAGTTACGTCTAATAGATGATGCCAAATATGTTGTTGTCGGAGTTGTTTTTGATACTTTCAATATCAAAACTGGTCCAAATAATTTTAAAACCTTTTCAATAGAAAGTATAAATTTAGATTTTGTTCATAGATTTTCAATAGAACAATTTATCTATAACGAAGAAATAACTTCTAGTCAGCTAATTAAAATTGCTCATAAATGCAATCAGTTGCATATCGAGTTAAGACTATTACCTAATAATAAAAGCACAATAGCAGACAATATTTTATCGGAACTACTACTAGAACGTAAAGAATCTATTTCTGATAGTCTGGTAATTGAAGATGTTTTTATCAACAAAACCATCTTAGTAACTGGTGCTGCAGGTTCTATAGAAAGCGAAATTTCTAGGCAATTATCAGTATATCAATTAACACAGTTGGTCTTGGTAGATCAAGCAGAGTCTGCGCTCTATGACTTACAACAAGAGTTGGTACAAAACGGAATTACAAACTTTATAACTTTGGTAGCAGATGTTAGAGATGAAAAACGAATGGAAGAAATTTTTACAACGTACCAACCTAATAGAGTATTTCATGCTGCAGCATACAAACATGTGCCATTAATGGAGCAAAGTCCTTATGAAGCACTTAAAATAAATATTTTAGGCACAAAGTTAGTGGCAGATTTATCTGTTAAATGCAAGGTAGAAGGCTTTGTTATGGTTTCTACCGACAAAGCAGTGAATCCTACCAATGTAATGGGAGCAACCAAAAGAGTAGCAGAAATGTATATTGGTTGTTTAAGTAAACAGCATAAAGCAACAAAATTTACTATTACCCGTTTCGGAAATGTGTTGGGTTCTAATGGTTCTGTAATTCCATTGTTTAAAAAGCAAATAGAAAACGGTGGCCCTTTAACAGTAACACACAAAGATATTACACGCTATTTTATGACCATACCCGAAGCTTGTAGACTCGTTTTAGAAGCAGGAACTATGGGTGTAGGTGGAGAGATTTATATTTTTGATATGGGAAAATCTGTTAAGATTTTTGATATGGCCAAGCGTATGATTTCTCTTTCTGGACTCAAATATCCAGATGATATAGATATTGAAATTACAGGGCTAAGACCTGGCGAAAAGCTATTTGAAGAGCTTTTAGCAGACGGAGAAAATACCACTAAAACATACCACGAAAAGATTTTAATTGCAAAATCTGAAGAAATAAATGAGACTTTCGTTATTTCTAAGATAAACACCCTATACAAGCAGTGTAAAACACTAACCAATCTAGAAATTGTAAAAAATATAAAAGAATTGGTGCCAGAATACCTTTCTCAGAATTCTGAATACGAGAATTTAGACGTTTAA
- a CDS encoding ParB N-terminal domain-containing protein, which produces MNYKIEHKKISSLSIHPILEKNGIKNEEAYKKLIPSIKEFGVLDPIRIVKENNRLYIIHGHSRYKAACDIGIISVPVIETSPIESDIFLDSIIRNTTIKRSYKEVAVAASYILDRIGNSQGKKRTESPIKNDIDNFDEVAKDRYDLARTVLHFNLSVSSLKRLLKIHEVDETSEGSKLKLFDLLESGKGILPVYQTAIETKESRDRKYNRRLELDQEKELILRQEQASRDAELMKSIKSDLEEKFEKEYEERYEQEFGCKPKPKSLLDLDWEEKIKKLQRIRYIISTDDEIIINEILNKY; this is translated from the coding sequence ATGAACTATAAAATAGAGCATAAAAAAATTAGCTCATTATCAATACATCCCATTTTAGAAAAAAATGGGATAAAAAATGAAGAGGCTTACAAAAAACTTATTCCTTCAATAAAGGAATTTGGAGTTTTGGATCCGATAAGAATTGTAAAAGAAAATAATAGATTGTACATCATTCATGGGCATTCTCGCTATAAAGCTGCATGTGATATCGGTATTATATCAGTTCCAGTCATTGAAACCTCACCTATTGAATCTGACATTTTTCTGGATTCAATAATCCGAAACACTACAATTAAAAGATCTTATAAAGAAGTTGCTGTAGCAGCCAGTTACATTTTGGATCGGATTGGAAATTCACAAGGCAAAAAACGAACAGAATCACCAATCAAAAACGATATCGATAATTTTGATGAAGTAGCAAAAGATCGATACGATCTGGCAAGAACTGTTCTACATTTCAATCTTTCAGTTTCCTCTCTTAAACGGCTGCTTAAAATACATGAGGTCGATGAGACTTCAGAGGGTTCCAAGTTAAAATTATTTGATCTTTTAGAATCTGGAAAAGGAATTCTCCCTGTCTATCAAACCGCAATTGAAACCAAAGAGTCAAGAGATAGAAAATACAATAGACGTCTTGAATTGGATCAAGAGAAAGAATTAATCTTAAGGCAAGAACAAGCATCGAGGGATGCAGAATTGATGAAATCAATAAAAAGTGATCTCGAAGAAAAGTTTGAAAAAGAATACGAAGAACGTTACGAGCAGGAATTTGGATGCAAGCCTAAACCAAAATCACTTTTAGATCTCGATTGGGAAGAAAAAATTAAGAAACTACAGCGTATTAGATACATAATTTCTACTGATGATGAAATCATTATAAATGAGATTTTGAATAAATATTAA
- a CDS encoding tyrosine-type recombinase/integrase encodes MNSNSVLFQIDYFIRNSPYKKVKGSGNIGLSDNSVRSYKSLRRIWDDFENHIGGTVHLTELNKDILQQFIHWMIQLQKYSVNYQGQLLKLLKSICKEAERGGEQIHDYCHYIESYRQRKIDRIIVTLNLNEINKLKELVDLPCELENIRKWFLLGLNIGQRISDVLKITPQNLRQAPRGGMYLDLIQIKTKKSITVGIIDPTVLEFLRRDFPQKTNASVFNKKIKELCRLAGINQVIKGNKMSSVTKRIVFGMYPKYELITSHTMRRSFATNYFGKIETPILMEITGHSRESTFLSYIGENPNKDAVADVFMERLRRLGNGG; translated from the coding sequence ATGAATTCAAATAGTGTCTTATTTCAAATCGATTATTTCATACGAAATTCACCCTATAAAAAAGTGAAAGGATCAGGCAATATTGGTCTCTCCGACAACTCTGTCAGAAGTTATAAATCACTGAGGAGAATTTGGGATGACTTCGAAAATCATATTGGGGGAACGGTTCATTTAACTGAATTGAACAAAGACATTCTGCAACAGTTTATCCATTGGATGATACAGCTTCAAAAATACTCTGTGAATTATCAAGGTCAATTATTGAAACTACTAAAATCAATTTGTAAAGAGGCAGAAAGGGGTGGCGAACAAATTCATGATTATTGTCACTATATAGAAAGTTATCGTCAAAGAAAAATTGACAGGATTATTGTGACGCTCAATCTAAATGAAATAAACAAACTAAAAGAATTAGTAGACCTTCCATGTGAATTGGAAAATATTAGAAAGTGGTTTTTATTGGGCTTGAATATTGGACAAAGAATCTCAGATGTACTAAAAATAACCCCTCAAAATTTAAGACAAGCACCTAGAGGAGGAATGTATTTAGATCTTATTCAAATCAAAACAAAAAAGTCAATCACTGTTGGTATTATTGATCCTACAGTCCTGGAATTTCTAAGAAGAGATTTTCCACAAAAAACCAATGCATCCGTTTTTAATAAAAAAATTAAGGAGTTGTGTCGATTGGCTGGTATTAATCAAGTCATCAAAGGAAATAAGATGAGTTCAGTAACAAAAAGGATAGTATTTGGGATGTATCCAAAATATGAATTAATTACATCACACACCATGAGAAGATCTTTTGCAACCAATTATTTTGGAAAGATTGAAACTCCTATTTTAATGGAAATCACAGGGCACTCAAGGGAAAGCACCTTTTTAAGTTATATTGGGGAGAACCCAAATAAAGACGCTGTTGCTGATGTGTTTATGGAACGATTGAGGAGATTGGGGAATGGAGGATAA
- a CDS encoding recombinase family protein yields the protein MKVKYNRVSTILQTGNRFEADTDRYDITLLDKVSGSVSFRDRVEAKKLVKLVEDGKVTELVVEEFSRLGRNTGDVISTLDWLDQYEVNVRIRNLGVESRPNGKRNPVWKILSATMSSLYEMELENIKERTSTGRMIYLQNGGTLGRPKNSNESMSKFMAKSKSKRIVHYLEMGLSIREVAKQINASPKTIMKVKKLM from the coding sequence ATGAAAGTAAAGTATAATAGAGTGAGTACCATTCTTCAAACAGGTAATCGATTTGAAGCGGATACCGATAGATATGATATCACACTTCTCGACAAAGTATCAGGCTCGGTGAGTTTTAGAGATCGAGTTGAAGCTAAAAAATTAGTTAAACTTGTCGAAGACGGAAAAGTAACTGAATTAGTAGTAGAGGAGTTCTCGCGTCTTGGAAGAAATACTGGCGACGTAATTTCTACACTCGATTGGTTGGATCAGTACGAGGTGAATGTTAGAATTAGAAACCTTGGAGTTGAATCGAGACCAAATGGTAAAAGGAATCCTGTGTGGAAGATTTTATCTGCAACGATGAGCTCGCTTTATGAGATGGAGTTGGAAAATATAAAGGAGCGCACATCCACAGGCCGAATGATCTATCTACAGAACGGGGGAACTCTCGGCCGTCCCAAAAACAGTAACGAGTCAATGAGTAAATTCATGGCTAAATCGAAGTCGAAGAGGATTGTCCACTATTTAGAAATGGGATTATCTATCCGAGAAGTAGCAAAGCAAATAAATGCGTCACCAAAGACAATAATGAAAGTTAAAAAGTTGATGTAA
- a CDS encoding nucleotidyltransferase domain-containing protein, translating to MNYKETLFFIAKCLTISVEDRNKEAIEKQLQSNNIDWDAVVKVSTTHYVFPALYCNLQRANFLHYLPEELVTYMEHITKLNRERNEEIITQAKELNILLLANNITPIFLKGTGNLLAGIYDDVAERMVGDIDFIFSKEDYPIAITILRDFGYSEVTKYEYYFPYDKHYGRLQKENNIAAIEIHSEILGIEKYRKEFNYSVVEKDSQVINEVRVLSYANKLNLSIIANQINDHGFDYKTMALRNAYDVFLLSKKTNAKISVNTLDELTNPLNCFLAACYEIFNKVDSLEHNNTKMTASYLSVFNNQFTNSKTTKRRHKRIKTYLFLKSRLGIIYKSLKYKEYRVWLFKRVTDKNWYKEKLVQLSFKK from the coding sequence TTGAATTATAAAGAAACGCTATTTTTTATTGCCAAATGTTTGACTATTTCTGTGGAGGACAGGAATAAGGAAGCAATTGAAAAACAGTTGCAATCAAATAATATAGATTGGGATGCGGTTGTAAAAGTAAGTACTACTCATTATGTGTTTCCTGCATTGTATTGTAATTTGCAAAGGGCTAACTTTTTACACTATTTACCTGAAGAGTTAGTTACTTACATGGAACATATTACCAAATTAAATAGAGAGCGTAACGAGGAAATCATCACTCAAGCCAAAGAATTAAATATCCTGTTGTTAGCTAACAACATTACACCAATATTTTTAAAAGGAACGGGGAATCTATTAGCAGGAATCTATGATGATGTTGCTGAGCGTATGGTTGGAGATATTGATTTTATTTTCTCAAAAGAAGACTATCCCATAGCAATTACTATTTTAAGAGATTTTGGTTATTCTGAAGTGACTAAATATGAGTACTACTTTCCATATGATAAACACTACGGAAGACTTCAAAAAGAAAATAACATTGCTGCTATAGAAATTCACTCAGAAATATTAGGAATAGAAAAATACAGAAAAGAATTTAATTACAGTGTTGTGGAAAAAGATTCCCAAGTAATCAATGAAGTTAGAGTTTTGAGTTATGCAAACAAATTAAATTTATCTATCATAGCGAATCAGATAAACGACCATGGTTTTGATTATAAGACGATGGCTTTAAGAAATGCTTATGATGTTTTTTTATTATCTAAAAAAACGAATGCAAAAATTTCAGTTAATACATTAGATGAACTAACCAATCCTTTAAATTGTTTTTTAGCAGCTTGCTATGAGATTTTTAACAAGGTAGATAGTTTAGAACACAATAACACAAAAATGACAGCTTCCTATTTAAGTGTTTTTAATAATCAGTTTACCAACAGTAAAACAACAAAAAGACGACACAAACGCATTAAGACTTATTTATTCTTAAAAAGTAGATTAGGCATTATTTATAAGTCCCTCAAATATAAAGAGTATCGAGTTTGGTTGTTCAAAAGGGTAACAGATAAAAACTGGTACAAAGAAAAACTGGTTCAGTTGAGTTTTAAAAAGTAA
- a CDS encoding DegT/DnrJ/EryC1/StrS family aminotransferase gives MSKRIALSNFSTENTSLQVSLSQNAISLFEDELENYLGENVLVTALNSGTAAIHIALQLLDVCKGDPIICQSFTYIATVNPVMYLNATPIFVDSEKDTWNMCPVRLEEAICSSIKSGNKPKAILFVHTYGMPAKMNEIIQVAKKYSIPLVEDAAEALGSEYDGQKCGTFGDFGILSFNNNKIITTFGGGALVCKSKKNERKSNFFSNTSKKQ, from the coding sequence ATGTCTAAAAGAATAGCACTTTCTAATTTTTCTACTGAGAATACAAGTTTACAAGTAAGTCTCTCCCAAAACGCAATTTCTTTGTTTGAAGATGAACTAGAAAATTATTTAGGAGAAAATGTATTGGTAACGGCCTTAAACTCTGGCACTGCAGCTATTCATATTGCATTACAATTATTAGATGTATGTAAAGGAGACCCTATTATATGTCAATCATTTACCTATATAGCTACTGTAAACCCGGTGATGTATTTGAACGCTACACCAATTTTTGTCGATAGTGAAAAAGATACTTGGAATATGTGTCCTGTTCGTTTAGAGGAAGCTATTTGTAGTAGTATAAAGTCTGGTAACAAGCCAAAAGCAATTTTATTTGTTCATACATACGGAATGCCTGCAAAAATGAATGAAATAATTCAAGTAGCAAAAAAGTACTCCATTCCCTTAGTAGAAGATGCTGCAGAAGCTTTAGGATCTGAATATGATGGACAGAAATGTGGAACTTTCGGAGATTTTGGTATTTTATCTTTTAACAATAATAAAATAATAACCACTTTTGGAGGTGGTGCGCTTGTGTGTAAAAGTAAAAAAAATGAAAGAAAAAGCAATTTTTTTAGCAACACAAGCAAGAAACAATAA
- a CDS encoding Fic family protein — MTKFNRKIPYNSLPILPPRTNLETTKVLRKTIDASRALAKLNGMLTNLPNPTLFLDTIHLQEAKASSEIENIITTNDDLYRSLVADKKFDNPATKEVISYKEALWNGLQQIETRPFISTNLCVEIVQSIKKNTAGIRTTPGTALKNTNGETIYTPPSGEAIIREKLHNLETFINDDDAIDPLIKMALMHYQFEAIHPFSDGNGRTGRILLLLYLKLEKLLDTPAIYLSEYIIKNKMDYYTKLRKVTENNDWEGWILYMLEMVEYTANKGLERLKNVTSLMDQMATEIKETIPKVYTKELVEILFRLPYTKRQFLIDAKLGTPKTVGNYLMELEKYGFLIAEKVGKEKLYLNHKLMSILETS, encoded by the coding sequence ATGACAAAATTTAATAGAAAAATACCTTACAATAGTTTACCAATATTACCTCCTAGAACAAATTTAGAAACTACTAAAGTGTTACGCAAGACTATTGATGCTAGTAGAGCGCTAGCAAAACTTAATGGTATGCTTACCAATTTACCAAATCCAACGTTGTTTTTGGATACGATTCATTTACAAGAGGCGAAAGCAAGTTCAGAAATAGAGAATATCATCACAACAAATGATGATTTATATAGATCTTTAGTAGCAGACAAAAAGTTTGATAATCCAGCTACAAAAGAAGTCATAAGCTATAAAGAAGCACTTTGGAATGGTTTACAACAAATAGAAACTCGACCTTTTATAAGTACAAACTTATGTGTTGAAATTGTACAAAGCATTAAAAAAAATACTGCAGGTATTAGAACAACGCCAGGAACTGCTTTGAAAAATACGAATGGTGAAACCATTTACACACCACCTTCAGGGGAAGCTATTATAAGAGAAAAGTTACATAATCTCGAAACTTTTATAAATGATGACGATGCTATTGATCCATTAATTAAAATGGCTTTAATGCATTATCAATTTGAAGCGATACACCCTTTTAGTGATGGTAATGGTAGAACAGGACGCATATTGTTGTTATTATATCTAAAACTCGAAAAACTGTTGGATACACCTGCTATTTATTTAAGTGAATATATCATTAAAAATAAGATGGATTATTATACGAAACTGAGAAAGGTAACTGAAAATAATGATTGGGAAGGGTGGATACTTTACATGCTTGAAATGGTTGAATATACAGCTAATAAAGGACTAGAACGCTTAAAAAATGTTACTTCATTAATGGATCAAATGGCAACAGAGATTAAGGAAACAATCCCTAAAGTATATACTAAAGAATTGGTTGAAATACTATTTAGATTGCCTTACACGAAACGACAGTTTTTAATTGATGCTAAATTAGGAACACCAAAAACCGTAGGTAATTATTTAATGGAATTAGAAAAATATGGTTTTTTGATAGCTGAAAAAGTGGGTAAAGAAAAATTATATCTCAATCATAAATTAATGAGTATACTGGAAACCTCTTAA
- a CDS encoding DegT/DnrJ/EryC1/StrS family aminotransferase, giving the protein MKEKAIFLATQARNNKTFYEHSKVGYNYRMNSLAASFGLNQFPFLQKYISGRRKMNQFYKNIFDDKPGVSVFTESTDLAFSNHWLTCILIDENTSKVNCNDIKEAFVKNNIEYRPLWNPMHLQPLFKTNTFFGEEVSKQLFKYGLCLPSNVNYSTLELAKIKKVINDLFL; this is encoded by the coding sequence ATGAAAGAAAAAGCAATTTTTTTAGCAACACAAGCAAGAAACAATAAAACATTTTACGAGCATTCCAAGGTGGGCTACAACTATAGAATGAATTCTTTAGCCGCCAGTTTTGGGCTGAATCAGTTTCCGTTTTTACAAAAGTATATTTCTGGAAGAAGGAAAATGAATCAATTTTATAAGAATATTTTTGATGATAAACCAGGAGTTTCAGTATTTACAGAAAGTACAGATTTAGCATTTTCAAACCATTGGCTAACTTGTATTTTAATAGACGAAAATACATCAAAAGTAAACTGTAATGACATCAAAGAGGCTTTTGTGAAAAATAACATAGAATATAGGCCATTATGGAACCCCATGCATTTACAACCATTATTTAAAACAAACACTTTTTTTGGAGAAGAAGTATCGAAACAACTTTTTAAATATGGTCTTTGCTTGCCATCTAATGTAAATTATTCTACTTTAGAGTTAGCAAAAATTAAAAAAGTAATAAATGATTTATTTTTATAA